ctacattactaattattctatcaacatttagtgcaatggtgttccttacttgtaacaggtaatggttcaattaggatcgtttttaataaaaaaaaaatatgttcAAACTAttataccaaacacacacacacacacacacacacacacatacacacacacacacatacacaaagtaaaacattttttttatgtaaaaaaGGGTCAATtttaaaacatacacacacaaacacacacacaaattaattttttttaagaaaatttcaaaaaaggtcaaaaatttaaaacacacacatacacaaacacacacacatacatacacacacacaaattattattttttttattaaaaaaagggtcaaaaattttaaagggtcaaatttacccgaacaatatctatgtgatataaacatgcagggggtgtTTGCAAATATGTGAAATGAACTATTTTCAtatatgttgattacactaattaacccaatcagaagaagtttcatactgaaaaaattattttaaatatttttcctagatcttcaaactttgaaaaggGTCAATCTGACCCACAACATAATAGGGTTAATGTTATTATTCCTGTTCTTTTTGAAGCTTCATTAAATGATTACATTGTGCACAATATTAGGATACTCATATGTATTTATTCAAACTTTCAATGGCATCATCTTTAGTGTACTTTTTCCATTCATCAGGAATTTCACCGTCTCCCTGGAATGTTTTCTTGTAATGATTCTCCAGATCTTTCTTGAATGTACATATAAACCACTTCCAGTAGGGAAGTTCAGAGAGATCAGGGGAGATGCTCCATTTTGCGTATGTAGGACCAGCTGTTCTGTAATCTTTCCATGCCACCTCTTTGTCCAATTCAGATGTTGGATAGAAGTGCTCATCACTTGCTACTAAGGTAGTGCAGGAACTGATGCATAGAATGTCTGTTCCTCCGTAATGCCACCCACTTATTCCATTTCCTCGATGGAAAGGGACACTGTGGTCTTCATCATGGCCGTCTATGGTGTTGGTGCAAATGGCTTTACAGAATGGACACTGTACCCAGCAGCACTGGCAAAAGTGCTCAATCAGAATGTCTTCTGGTTTCTTCCTGAATAGATCAGATTTAAGGTCAGACAGACTGTTTATGTTCTTGGTCAGTTCCTCACTAATAAGAGGAATTTCCTTTTTTACAACATCTGTAAGTAAGTGAAAATCAACAACGTCCTGACAGTTATTATCTTTGAGGTGATCAATATTACATTCAAGCTCATCTTTGAGTGCGTTTGAAAATGTCTTCAGCCACATATTTGCATCTCCTCTTTCCTTCACCACGTCTTCTGTTGCTGACATTGCTGCAGAGATGATGCATTCCTGTTTATGTTTGATGGTGTGTCTAATTTTGTCAAGTGATCTGGGATCATCTTCCATCATGTATTTTTTAACAACTTCTCTAATGAAGGTTTTAAATTGTTCCTCGGGATTTAGGATGTAGTTTATGAACTTCTCAAATTCCTCCTCTTCTGCCAGTGATTTTAGGATGTGTTTTTCCAGTTTTGACCTGTTTCCATTAAATGCTTCAtggtttgttttcattttgtcaGCCAAATCAACAGCTATTCTGGTGTAGACACTCTGCATGATGGCTCCCTTAAGTTCCATGCATACTGACTCACCAAACACAGCCACAGAAGTAGCACCTTTACATGACTTTTCAAAGACATTGTAGTATTCAGATTTCTTCTTCTCAAGATAGATGAATGGGTCATTAGACTCTCTGAATGTTCTGTGCTGGGCTGCAAACATTTCCGCTGCATACATACAGACATGTAGAGAGAGATCCACTATGAACTTTGGTTTGAACTTGTACTTTgagtttgactgtgtgtgttcagcaactGCCTTTTTCACAAGTTGTGCAATCTCTTGAAAATAGAAAGACTTGTATCCCATTTTTGCTACTGACTTTGATTTACTGAGCACATCTGTTTTTTGCATGATTCTTTGTGTCAACTGCCTTATTGAATTCTGTTCTTCTGGTGTTAATCTGGTCACACACTTTTTGCTCAAATTGACATATTTAGTATAATCACCAACAGTGCTTATTCTGGTGACTGTTTTAACACTTGtttttttactgtattttacaaaTCGTTGAAGAACATGTTGTTCTTCATACAGCTCAGAAAGAATTTTAACTGCATCCTGTTCAGTGTCAATTTCTTTTAGAGGTGTCCTGCCTGCAGTCAGTTCAGAAACCCATTGTCTCCACATGCAGTCAAAATGTCTTTTCAGTTCTCCTTCATCATTGGCTTTACACTTGGATATTAAAGCAAGTTCTTTGCTCTTCTTAAAGAGTTGTGCCTCATATTGTGTCTTCTGTTCCTCCAGGTGTTTACATGTCTTTTTCTGTGAGATGATGTCATTTAAGTCTCTCTCAACTTGTTTAATAAGGTCATCATGTAGATTCTCTATCTTCTGTTGGACTCTCCCTCTCCACTGTACCAGAATCCTTTGTTCTTCTGCATCATGTTCAAAGTAACTCTTCACTGAACTGTTCACCTTTTCAAAAATTTCTTTCATTTCCCAAACAAGGTCACTGTGCTCCACATTTTGTAACTGGTTATTGTTGATTCTAGTGTGGAGTTTGTCTTGAATCTCCAACATGGCATTCCTGAGACTCCAGGTCCATTTCCAATATTCCTTCTCCAGTTTCCTGTACACTGAAATCTCCCATGTGTTCTTGAAGCTGAAAACAAAGTTCTCATTCAGAAGTGCCTCCCATAGGTCTATGATTCGTGTTTGGAACTCAGACAGCTTCATACCACctttctgtgcagctttggagaTTATGGTTTGCTTCAGCTCCTCAATGTTTTCACTGTATGAAGGGTTTGGTGGAGCCATGGGTGGACTACCCTCCCACAGCTGTGCAATGTACCTCACATCCCTCTCTACATCAAACTCAATGACATCACTGAAGCACTCAGCATCACAGACGTCCTCCCGGGCAACTAGCTTTGTCATCTCATCCAGTTTTTCCTGCAAATTCCTCCTACCCTCTGTAGTTTTCTCTTTAGCTGTGACATCTGTGACGTTttgatgcacaaacacacagctgggGTTCAGTCTGACGTTCTTCATCCTCAGGAAGGCCTGAACTACAATCTGTAGGATGTCCTGCATCTCAGCAGGGTTCTCTCCAAAAATGTTGACCAAGGTCATATTTCCAAGACCTACTACAAATGTGGCAAGTTCATTGTCATGATGTATGGTGTATTTTCCAGTTAGTTCTAGAGCTCGAAGACCTTCAGTGTCAACAACTAGAATGTAGTCAAACTTCAGCTCTGCCTTCATCTCCTCTGACACTTTGACCAGCTGCATGAAGGCTCCTCTGGTGCACCTGCCTGCACTGACTGCAAACTGGAGTCCAAACATGGCATTGAGCATGGTGGATTTACCAGAGCTCTGGATCCCCAACACTGACAGCACAAACACTCTCTGGTCTCCCAGGATCTTGATGAGTTCATCTAGAACTGCTGAAACCCAGACCAGAGGAACATGACCAGCATCTCCATCCATCAGCTCCAGTGGATATCCTGACAACATTATCTCTGCTGCAAACGTGGGGAGAAGTGACTTGTTTTGGCCCGACTCATATATCTGCCCCATTTCTCTGAGGATATGTTCAAAACCAAAACAGTCATTGGTGTATTTGTCTAGCAAGATTTCGGTCCACTTAAGAAAGTAGCACCTTTCACCTGATGGTGGAAgattcatatttttaatgaacaGCTCCAGAAATGGTGTGACCCCACATTCCTTCTGTTGAGCACGAATCTGATTCATTTCACCCTGTATTTTACTCACTTGATTCTCTGTGTCATTGCAGCAAAGtttatatttatctttgttCTTTTGGCACCACATATGCCACAGGTTCCCTTGACAAGGCAGGAACGTCTCCTTAATCCTGGACATCTCCATTCCCTCCAGCAGACGTGTGATCTGAAGGGCAGCTTCCTTCCCCCTTTGACACTCAGGATGGTTCTCATCTGTTTTGATTCCACTGTATTTACCCACATCTTCAAGTCTGAAAGTGGAGCCTGGTTTTGATAAACATGTGTTAATGGTGTTTATGAGCTCCTCAGACACAGTTGCCTGACTTCTGTCTTTAAGACCAATTTTGTATTTCAGGCTTTTGGTCCCAGTGACACTTGAGTTATTCTCAGACAGTAAATAAATGAGTGGCTTTGGCCCTTTAAATAGTCTTTGTAGTACACCTTCATTTGTACTAATGTGCTGTTGATCACCTAGAAGTACAACGTTCACAGACGACATTTCAGTCAGAATCTCCAGTTGCTCCTTATTAGTTTCCATATCACCATGTAGATTACAGAACGCTACACAGTCAGGGAAATGATCAGTGCTCTTCCCAGATGGGAGATACCAGGCGATCTCCACCACTCCATCCATCAGTAGACGAGTTCTGCTGCTGCCTGGACAATGTCTGTGGAAGAATGTGTCATGTTTTTCATTGATAAGACTGTTCATCAGCTGAGACTTGGATGAGGACACAGGGCCCAGCCTGAAGAACGCCACCATTGGAGTTTCAGCTGAATAAACTGGTTTAGTTAAAGTGATCTTTTTACCAGAGGTGTCCGTGGTCTTCCAGCTCTTCTCGATTTGTCTAAATGTCCACAGAGGAAACTCAATCTCTCTGGTGAAGGGATCAGGCACTAACAGAGGCAGAGCGTACTGACACTGGGACAGTTTGGTCACTATGAGCTGCTTTAGGAAGCTGTCTGAGCAGTGGAGCACTGCCATCTGGACATCCATGGGGTGGATGGAATGTTTTTTGGTTGTTTCATCAAAGCcttttgtgtctgtgttaagAAAATTTAAAAAGCTTTGATCATCCTCTTCATACTCAGTATCTGGTTCAACATCCTGTTCATCATCAGAAATGCATCTTGCTCTGTAGTTCATGTTGATGAGCTTGTacagaaaaaacaaatattCATGCGTGTCCTGATTTTGTTGTAATAACTGTGCAGTTATTTGAAGAATGTCTAcaggttttattttttgttccTTTTTTTCTAGCAGATTAAGTCTTTTGAAGAGCTGCTCCACTTCGTATGATTCATCTGGTCCGTTAGCTGCTGTCTCGACCACTATTTCTTCTacctaaaaaaaattaaagtaGAAATTTTAGCttattttaaatattgtaaTACAGATTTTTTTTACCTAGTATATGAACATATATTGATACATGGTTATTTCCTAGTGGAGAGGGATCATTTGTTTCGCTCGTGGTGCTTGAGCAAAACATTCTTGTTCATGCCTGAATTGAGCATGCACAAAGTTGCTTAAAACCTATTAAACTATTAAAGTCAAACAGTATTAAAGTATTAAACTCAACAGTAAACTGATGTAAATCTAAACAATACTTAAAAGCTTATGCAATACAACAGTGACAGCAGTTGGGAGAAAAGGCCAGTTTTCACATCAGTTTCCATCTTCAGGTCAAAAGAGGCATCTGAATGGTGGTCAGTGCTCCCAAAGAGCATGTAGCTTCCAATCACGGAGACCTTAACATGAAGTTGCCCCTTACACCCAGAACTATACGAACAACACCTCATGACTCAGGTTTCCCCATTTGAGTTAATGACAGGCAGACAGATGGTCTTCCTTCACACCTGCTCAGCCAAATGGGACAAGCTAGGGAGAACAGcagcacacaccacccaccagagCATGACTGACCACCTCAGGGTCACATTGACAATCTTCCCCAACAACAAATCAGAAAGGGTGCTGAAAGGTgaaaggttagggttagcgaTGACCAAAAAGGTGTCCCACAACAAGCTCCAAGTGGGGTACAAGGGTAAAGTGATTTGTCACTCAAGGAAAAGGGGACTCCACCCTCAAGTGGTTTCACAGCAATCAAATCTGACCATGCAAAACTCCCATGGGATGGACCGAGACTGCTACGAAAGCATCTGAGTGACACACAAAAAACTACAAtacttttaaataataaaaaaagctcTAGTACCCAAAGGATATGATTACTGACAAAAGAAAGACTAGATGTCATAATACCCTCTGTGACTCttttccttctctgtctctctcattaaCACTGGGCAGACTTTTGCCACGAAAAAAGTCACGTGGAAAATCAGCCTCCGAGTAGCCCACTTccccgctgtgaagagattagtgccctttgtcttgctaatgacatGGTGCGCAtttgaagcgccgacccccgctctcctttccaaggaaataCAGCCTGGCCAGCtcctgtatatcacagctccaagaagcaattcaaaagttacaatctatctttctttatagcgcgaaggtaattattcctatgcagaataggaatgaatcctttggtttgaatcgcgctaaacaatctaactgaaataaatcctcgcgttgtttttgtattaggcgtacgtgctgtgcgattttctcaaggcaaaccagacacagactagccagtTTTATGTTTCATTCACATTTcatgcttacttcatcgcactaaagaataaactacaataatgtgcatgtagtaggcatacgtgttgtgcgattttgtatgtgtttcatacgtattttatgcttacaataaagaataaacaatgtGTTTGCGGTACGTGTAGTGCGATGTAAAATTCACAGAATCTTGCTGCAGAgtaaacaaatatacattttgaatccactacaaacttgtaagataccagtcaatctgtgtacctatattttttgtaatgtaaaATAGTTGCACATCGTGTTAGTTATATGCGAGTATATGCGCGATTTACAGAAATAACGCCGGTAATAGAACTGCTGTTGTAaaacttttacacacacacacacagtaataacaacaataaagatATTCTTGCATTAGCAATGACAGagtaaaacaaatgtgtgatgcagaacaacattatttttattagaaaaatagaaatctcaTTTGAAATACAGCCAAGTCCGCTATGAGCATCCCGCAATCTAACAGTTGCTACATATCCATGGCCCATCCTTTCTACATTTTCGACAGGTGTACATGGCGCACACAGCACACCGCTCCGAGCTGTGATTCCTGTTGCAGTGTATCTGCACCTGGCACTGCGtcgtctttccaggagcaggtggaggtcgttGTTTTTTCGCCATTGTCTTTTCCTGTAAGAATCGACTCCTAAGTTCCTCAGCAAGAACACGTAAAAAGTCTCTTCAGCTCTCCGTGGACCTCGTGCATGTTGTATACAAAACATGTgtgttcatcgctgccaagtctagcatgttgtagaacactgcaacaggccacctgcgtgttcctgcgcggaccgtatacccacgcaccttctggtccatgatatccacaccgcactgcaaagaaacataaaaaggttatgttacattataaacattttgtttgacaTAAAAATTCAATAATGTGACATTATTTATCATATACGCATACCTTCATGCTGTTGTAATCCGTGATCGTGTTTGGTTTCCTTTTGTGGCCTTCGGAGATCGTGActtgtttgtgcattgtgctgagaatgcagactgccttgtttttttttggagcaTACGTGGTCAGTATGGCACTTCCTGATTTGAACACGTGTGTGGAGAATTCctcacgtcccttggtgttttttgctggaggaggaatttctcttctgatcttgttgattgtcccaagcagagctGTGTTGCGTGCAAGCAGTCTGTTGGCCAGAGACAGGGATGTGAAGTAGTTGTCTGTGGTGACGGTTCTGCCCTTGTCCAGATATGGCTCCATGAGTCTCATGACGACGTTCTCTGAcagtctttctcccttgggaCGACTGGGGTCCTTTCCCAAATATGGAAGAGCATTGCACATATACTTGGTCTTCAAATCAGCAGCAATCCAAAACTTTATGCCAAACTTGTCAGGTTTTGTAGCGATGTATTGCAGGAAAGGACAGCGGACCTTGGTCGGAAAAAGCTGCTCATCAACGGTGATGTGTTGTCCTGGCGTGTAACAGAGTGCAGTTACGTACAAAACattgccagatgtccgagattGCAGCAAATTTGTCACTCTTTACAcgttccgcacgggtgtccttgtcatcgaagcgcaagtaccgcatgatttctttgtaGCGGTCACGCGACATCGTGTTCTTGATTGCGGGCACAGCGTAATTCTTAGACCAACAATCAGCAATGGCTCCAACCGAGCAGAGTATTGCCCGCAGAAAAAGCACTGCGATGAAAGCCATCAACTCGCTGACAGACATGTTCCAGCTCTGATCTGCTCTGTGGGCTTCATGGACCGTGCAGTGTGTGATTATCCTCAGCATCTCTATGTCGATCAAACACAGAAAGCTCTGCAACCTGCTTGTGATTCTGCgctgtagaagtaaaataaaaatcacattacttatatgtaaaaaaaaataggaaatataaaataatacatCTTTACATCatacataaaaatatttataaaatataacaaagaggaCATATCattacttacatgtaaaaaagaggaaaggaggaggaaatatagctggccaaattcagttcaatgctttttcctatgcacatccgtgataacattacttacatgtaaaaaaaaagagaaaatataatataactatatttataaaatataacaaggAGGACATATAGCTGGCCAAATTCAGTTCAATGCTTTTTCCTATGCACAtccgtgataacattacttacatgtaaaaaaaaagaggaaatataatataaatatatttataaaatacacGTCCTATACACGtctagaaaaagagaaaatatagcTGGCAAAATTCACCTCTACTTTTCTTGTATACATCTACGAAAAGTTTTTTATGTTACC
This Brachyhypopomus gauderio isolate BG-103 chromosome 6, BGAUD_0.2, whole genome shotgun sequence DNA region includes the following protein-coding sequences:
- the LOC143517647 gene encoding interferon-induced very large GTPase 1-like; translated protein: MSDLRIVILGKNVQETSSAGNLILGRDVFQTEAPPPSVEHHSKRASALVEGRYITLINSPHLLQTDLTQEELTQRVKECVSLSDPGPHVFLLVLQSENFTQEDQDRIRSLLNPYGPLGLKQSVVVTTGEDQDTRGCLSTFIRECGGRHHICEDIYTSNEDQVLQLLKKIDEVMEQNRRHLTCEVTEAPTLEFKEEKQSGPSGRRPDQTTEPDQTTGTDQTTGTHQTTGTHQTTGTTQGHEDGVKVFRTQRQSPVFKHPNMFQSPSQSAVNECLSDEEDISFTVVLYGNITAVCYEDDNILLGHNHPITNKKYVSLPVLKPRIVSKYNLSVINMLCLQEEKLYWHQIADQLIHEDHIHAFIYVLQLGQLTDADKLGLEWLQSRFGEGVLPYVMILFTYEREEDSDTIIDDLKNNSVLEELLMKCGDRYHTCSKNMNNQSEMRTLVEKIDHLVSENNQHCYTAEMHKTALSVKHMQGRKKGQSAVDFYPQENQEDTKLGQTVSNVEEIVVETAANGPDESYEVEQLFKRLNLLEKKEQKIKPVDILQITAQLLQQNQDTHEYLFFLYKLINMNYRARCISDDEQDVEPDTEYEEDDQSFLNFLNTDTKGFDETTKKHSIHPMDVQMAVLHCSDSFLKQLIVTKLSQCQYALPLLVPDPFTREIEFPLWTFRQIEKSWKTTDTSGKKITLTKPVYSAETPMVAFFRLGPVSSSKSQLMNSLINEKHDTFFHRHCPGSSRTRLLMDGVVEIAWYLPSGKSTDHFPDCVAFCNLHGDMETNKEQLEILTEMSSVNVVLLGDQQHISTNEGVLQRLFKGPKPLIYLLSENNSSVTGTKSLKYKIGLKDRSQATVSEELINTINTCLSKPGSTFRLEDVGKYSGIKTDENHPECQRGKEAALQITRLLEGMEMSRIKETFLPCQGNLWHMWCQKNKDKYKLCCNDTENQVSKIQGEMNQIRAQQKECGVTPFLELFIKNMNLPPSGERCYFLKWTEILLDKYTNDCFGFEHILREMGQIYESGQNKSLLPTFAAEIMLSGYPLELMDGDAGHVPLVWVSAVLDELIKILGDQRVFVLSVLGIQSSGKSTMLNAMFGLQFAVSAGRCTRGAFMQLVKVSEEMKAELKFDYILVVDTEGLRALELTGKYTIHHDNELATFVVGLGNMTLVNIFGENPAEMQDILQIVVQAFLRMKNVRLNPSCVFVHQNVTDVTAKEKTTEGRRNLQEKLDEMTKLVAREDVCDAECFSDVIEFDVERDVRYIAQLWEGSPPMAPPNPSYSENIEELKQTIISKAAQKGGMKLSEFQTRIIDLWEALLNENFVFSFKNTWEISVYRKLEKEYWKWTWSLRNAMLEIQDKLHTRINNNQLQNVEHSDLVWEMKEIFEKVNSSVKSYFEHDAEEQRILVQWRGRVQQKIENLHDDLIKQVERDLNDIISQKKTCKHLEEQKTQYEAQLFKKSKELALISKCKANDEGELKRHFDCMWRQWVSELTAGRTPLKEIDTEQDAVKILSELYEEQHVLQRFVKYSKKTSVKTVTRISTVGDYTKYVNLSKKCVTRLTPEEQNSIRQLTQRIMQKTDVLSKSKSVAKMGYKSFYFQEIAQLVKKAVAEHTQSNSKYKFKPKFIVDLSLHVCMYAAEMFAAQHRTFRESNDPFIYLEKKKSEYYNVFEKSCKGATSVAVFGESVCMELKGAIMQSVYTRIAVDLADKMKTNHEAFNGNRSKLEKHILKSLAEEEEFEKFINYILNPEEQFKTFIREVVKKYMMEDDPRSLDKIRHTIKHKQECIISAAMSATEDVVKERGDANMWLKTFSNALKDELECNIDHLKDNNCQDVVDFHLLTDVVKKEIPLISEELTKNINSLSDLKSDLFRKKPEDILIEHFCQCCWVQCPFCKAICTNTIDGHDEDHSVPFHRGNGISGWHYGGTDILCISSCTTLVASDEHFYPTSELDKEVAWKDYRTAGPTYAKWSISPDLSELPYWKWFICTFKKDLENHYKKTFQGDGEIPDEWKKYTKDDAIESLNKYI